One Mycolicibacterium sp. TUM20985 genomic window, GCGCCAATAGTTCATCGAGGTGCTCGACGGAGTCGGTCAGCAGGGGCAGTACGGGGGCCACCATCACGTGACAATTGAGCCCGGCCGCGGTGATCGCCCGGATCAGCTCGAGCCGAGCTCGGGGCGTCGGCGTACCGGGCTCCACGTCGGCGTGCAGGACCGGGTCGGCCACGGCCAACGACACCGCCACGCTGACGTCGACGGCGCGAGCGGCATCGACGATGTGGGGCAGATCGCGACGCAGTAGCGTGCCCTTGGTCAAGATCGAGAACGGCGTTCCCGAATTCGCCAGCGCCGCAATGATTCCGGGCATCAACGCGTACCGACCCTCGGCCCGTTGATAGGGGTCGGTATTGGTACCGAGGGCTACCGTCTGGCGGGTCCACGACCGGCGCGCCAACTCCCTCCGCAGCACCTCGACGACGTTGGTCTTGACGACCACCTGGGTGTCGAAGTCCCGACCGACGTCGAAGTCGAGGTATTCATGCGTCGGACGCGCGAAGCAGTACCGGCACGCGTGACTGCAGCCGCGATAGCCGTTGACGGTGTACTGGAAGGGCAGCTTCGACGCGTTGGGCACCTTGTTCAGGGCCGACTTGCACGAGACTTCGTGAAACGTGATGCCCTCGAACTGCGGCGTCTGCACCGAGCGCACCAATCCGATGCGCTGCAGACCGGGCAGCGCCCCATCGTCGACACCGATCGCCTGGCCGTCCCATCGCACAACTCATGCGAACATACGTTCGAACCAAAGTCAATCCGGGAAAATGGCAATCTTTAGTGAGATCAGATCGGGATTGTGCAGTAGACTTCCCCACGGGTGTAAGACACATCCGTTCCTGATGAAAGAAGTAAAAAGGTATGGCACAGGGAACTGTGAAATGGTTCAACAGCGAAAAGGGC contains:
- a CDS encoding Rv2578c family radical SAM protein codes for the protein MRWDGQAIGVDDGALPGLQRIGLVRSVQTPQFEGITFHEVSCKSALNKVPNASKLPFQYTVNGYRGCSHACRYCFARPTHEYLDFDVGRDFDTQVVVKTNVVEVLRRELARRSWTRQTVALGTNTDPYQRAEGRYALMPGIIAALANSGTPFSILTKGTLLRRDLPHIVDAARAVDVSVAVSLAVADPVLHADVEPGTPTPRARLELIRAITAAGLNCHVMVAPVLPLLTDSVEHLDELLAQIAAAGARSATVFGLHLRGSTRGWFMGWLARSHPELAEPYRQLFSRGAYLPESYRDMLRERAAPLLVKHGLTGDHRSFRLGPASPPPVVTAPQPTLF